In Aedes aegypti strain LVP_AGWG unplaced genomic scaffold, AaegL5.0 Primary Assembly AGWG_AaegL5_hic_scaff_97_PBJ_arrow, whole genome shotgun sequence, the following are encoded in one genomic region:
- the LOC110681474 gene encoding uncharacterized protein LOC110681474: MGLKVLAIALLVALALLATVDAGPMYYKKVSGQKYEPDWVPVSSTAIPLAEYRVSVGGGGEQGSLLTGDEYRRAYLRHQQLSAAANNGKDKLKTVPGKGSEAEAGAAARVQEDPDTLITAKKKFYERKSN; encoded by the exons ATGGGTTTGAAAGTGCTGGCCATTGCACTACTGGTGGCGTTAGCGCTGCTGGCCACCGTCGATGCAGGTCCTATGTACTACAAGAAGGTCTCCGGACAAAAGTACGAACCTG ATTGGGTGCCGGTGTCATCGACGGCCATACCGCTGGCCGAATACCGCGTGAGTGTGGGTGGAGGTGGCGAGCAGGGCTCTCTGCTGACCGGGGATGAGTACCGGAGGGCATACCTGAGACACCAGCAACTGTCGGCGGCCGCCAACAACGGTAAAGACAAGTTGAAGACTGTGCCAGGGAAGGGATCGGAAGCTGAAGCGGGAGCAGCGGCTCGCGTCCAAGAAGATCCGGACACGTTGATCACAG ccaaGAAGAAGTTTTACGAACGGAAAAGCAACTGA